The following proteins are co-located in the Leptospira weilii genome:
- a CDS encoding cytidylyltransferase domain-containing protein: protein MGSSTLAIVQARMGSTRLPGKMLLKLGKFTILEWVLRRIKKSKQLTEIILATSNLSIDDSLEVVAKSLGVTVFRGSEADVLGRFVLASKKSVSKNIVRVCADNPFLDFKVIDDLIEGFTNEDYDYGFNHIPWGENSFIDGVGVEILRKRLLEEIDELAKLPEEREHVTRFIWNHWDRYRIYSPIADEKFRFPELSLDVDTKEDYELFQMHLENYSGLPEDYEVEELISKL, encoded by the coding sequence ATGGGCTCGTCGACACTTGCCATAGTTCAAGCAAGGATGGGCTCTACAAGACTTCCGGGGAAAATGTTATTAAAACTCGGGAAGTTCACTATTTTAGAATGGGTTCTTCGACGTATCAAGAAATCAAAACAATTAACTGAAATCATATTAGCGACAAGTAATCTATCGATTGATGATTCTTTGGAAGTTGTCGCAAAAAGTCTTGGTGTAACCGTCTTTCGTGGATCTGAGGCAGACGTGTTGGGTCGATTTGTTTTGGCTAGTAAAAAGTCGGTCTCAAAAAATATCGTCAGAGTCTGCGCAGATAATCCGTTTTTGGATTTCAAAGTTATCGATGACTTAATCGAGGGATTTACTAACGAAGACTACGATTACGGTTTTAATCATATTCCTTGGGGTGAAAATTCTTTTATTGATGGAGTCGGTGTAGAGATTTTAAGAAAGAGATTATTAGAAGAGATCGATGAACTTGCAAAATTGCCAGAAGAAAGAGAACACGTGACCCGTTTTATTTGGAATCACTGGGATCGTTATCGGATTTATTCTCCAATCGCCGATGAAAAATTCCGTTTTCCGGAGCTTTCATTAGATGTTGATACAAAAGAAGATTATGAACTGTTTCAGATGCATCTTGAGAATTACTCGGGACTTCCTGAAGACTATGAAGTTGAAGAACTAATTTCGAAATTGTGA
- a CDS encoding N-acetylneuraminate synthase family protein — translation MPQPIQLGNKIITGFFDPYVIAEIGVNHEGSIDIAKRLIDEAKEGGADGAKFQTYKAETLASKNSPSYWDRTQEPTASQFELFKKYDSFGWKEYEILAKHCQSVEIDFLSTPFDLEAVERLASQMPFIKVASADITSVPLLRSVAKYSKPVILSTGSSTIPEIDFAMRELHANGASEIILLHCILNYPTKPENANLGMIQDLQRIFPHHWIGYSDHTPPDLEMKSLIAATLFGSVVLEKHFTHDKTLPGNDHYHAMDKDDLKRFKGKLKEFESLIGSSEKAPLQSEELSRKNARRSIVLSKNLSKGSKIKEQDITFKRPAHGISPIFWDDVIGRVVNRDLLEDHILNWEDLVQL, via the coding sequence ATGCCACAGCCGATTCAATTAGGAAATAAAATTATTACTGGTTTTTTCGATCCTTACGTGATCGCTGAGATAGGGGTCAATCATGAAGGATCGATCGATATAGCGAAACGATTGATTGACGAAGCTAAGGAAGGTGGGGCGGACGGGGCAAAATTTCAAACCTATAAAGCGGAGACGTTAGCATCTAAGAATTCACCATCCTATTGGGATAGAACTCAAGAACCCACCGCTAGTCAATTTGAATTATTTAAAAAATATGATTCTTTCGGTTGGAAAGAGTATGAAATTCTCGCTAAACATTGCCAATCGGTGGAGATTGATTTTCTTTCTACCCCTTTCGATTTGGAGGCGGTGGAACGTTTGGCTTCTCAAATGCCTTTTATAAAAGTCGCTTCGGCGGATATAACTTCCGTTCCTTTATTAAGAAGCGTTGCTAAATATTCTAAGCCAGTGATTTTATCAACTGGTAGTTCGACTATTCCAGAGATTGATTTTGCAATGAGAGAGTTGCACGCAAATGGAGCAAGCGAGATTATTCTTTTGCATTGTATATTAAATTATCCTACTAAACCTGAAAATGCAAATTTGGGAATGATCCAGGACTTACAAAGAATATTTCCTCATCATTGGATTGGATATTCAGATCACACTCCTCCAGATCTTGAGATGAAATCTTTGATAGCCGCGACGTTATTCGGTTCCGTCGTTTTGGAAAAACATTTTACTCATGACAAAACTCTCCCTGGAAATGATCATTATCATGCGATGGATAAGGATGATCTTAAAAGATTCAAAGGAAAACTTAAGGAATTTGAATCTTTAATCGGTAGTAGTGAAAAAGCACCACTTCAATCTGAAGAGTTGAGTCGGAAAAACGCCAGAAGATCTATTGTCCTTTCTAAAAATCTTTCGAAAGGTAGCAAAATTAAAGAACAAGATATAACTTTTAAAAGACCTGCACATGGGATTAGCCCTATTTTTTGGGATGATGTAATCGGAAGAGTGGTCAATAGAGATCTTTTAGAAGATCATATTTTAAATTGGGAAGATTTGGTTCAACTTTAG
- a CDS encoding glycosyltransferase: MKKAPTVSVIVAALNQERYIGRCIRSLLNQNFPKEDYEIIIINDGSTDKTKYALEIFGKEIKVIENESNKGLPASLNLGIRSALGQFIVRVDADDYVNSDYVGILHKFLSYNPNFDAVACDYYLVDDHEDFLSRKNCMVDPIGCGIMFRIEQLIDIGLYDDGFLSHEDKDLRIRFEKKYSIHRIELPLYRYRRHDSNMTNDSELMDERMKSLREKHKDHRLDLL; this comes from the coding sequence ATGAAAAAAGCTCCAACCGTTTCCGTTATCGTCGCTGCTCTTAATCAAGAGAGGTATATTGGAAGATGTATTCGTTCTCTATTGAATCAAAATTTTCCAAAAGAAGATTATGAAATTATTATAATCAATGATGGAAGTACGGATAAGACGAAATATGCCCTTGAAATCTTCGGCAAAGAAATAAAAGTAATTGAAAACGAGAGTAATAAGGGTTTGCCAGCATCTTTAAACCTTGGAATCAGATCTGCGTTAGGACAGTTTATCGTTAGGGTCGATGCCGATGATTATGTGAATTCAGATTATGTTGGTATTCTTCATAAATTTTTATCTTATAATCCAAATTTTGATGCAGTCGCCTGTGATTATTATTTGGTCGACGATCACGAGGATTTTTTGTCCCGAAAAAATTGTATGGTGGATCCAATTGGCTGTGGGATCATGTTTCGCATTGAACAGCTGATTGATATTGGATTGTATGACGACGGATTTCTTTCTCACGAAGATAAGGATCTAAGAATTCGTTTCGAAAAGAAATATTCAATACATAGAATTGAACTTCCTCTTTATCGGTACAGAAGGCATGATTCAAATATGACGAATGATTCTGAATTGATGGACGAGCGAATGAAAAGTTTAAGGGAAAAACATAAAGATCATCGTCTTGATCTTTTATAG
- a CDS encoding iron-containing alcohol dehydrogenase family protein, translated as MSIDFPNSKNVLRYVFGDGALKSLEKILKPRREKNTNVAFFIDIYFKDKNIVSSLPLEKEDLVFYYDSAHEPKTDYIDELRDQILSSIGEPCAIVGLGGGCTLDVAKAVSNLIPNGGRSEDYQGWDLLKKPGIFKVGIPTLSGTGAEASRTCVLMNLKKNLKLGMNSEFTIYDQLILDPELTATVPRDQYFYTGMDTYIHCIESLNGSYRHPVGDAFSREALELCREVFLSNDMMSSENRKKLMVASYLGGCAIANSYVGVVHPFSAGLSVVLGTHHCISNCIVMNQMSEFYPKETDEFHFMMDKQKINLPKGICSSLDDSQMERLHLSTVIHEKPLTNALGSDFKNILTQEKTRSIFSSF; from the coding sequence ATGTCAATAGATTTTCCTAATTCAAAAAATGTCCTACGATATGTTTTCGGGGACGGTGCTTTGAAATCCCTAGAAAAAATTTTAAAGCCAAGAAGAGAGAAAAATACAAATGTAGCTTTCTTTATCGATATCTATTTTAAAGATAAAAATATAGTTTCTTCGTTACCATTAGAGAAAGAAGATTTAGTTTTTTATTATGATTCTGCTCATGAGCCGAAAACTGATTACATTGATGAGTTGAGAGATCAGATTTTATCTTCTATTGGAGAGCCTTGTGCTATTGTCGGCTTGGGTGGTGGATGCACGTTAGACGTTGCCAAAGCCGTATCGAATCTCATTCCAAATGGAGGCAGATCAGAAGATTATCAAGGTTGGGATTTATTAAAAAAGCCGGGAATTTTTAAAGTTGGAATTCCTACTTTATCTGGTACAGGAGCGGAAGCTTCTCGGACTTGTGTTCTCATGAATTTGAAAAAAAACCTTAAACTTGGGATGAATAGCGAGTTTACTATTTATGATCAGCTCATTTTAGATCCTGAGCTAACTGCTACTGTTCCAAGAGACCAGTATTTTTATACAGGAATGGATACTTACATTCATTGTATAGAGTCTTTAAATGGAAGCTATCGTCATCCTGTCGGAGATGCATTTTCCCGAGAAGCGTTGGAACTCTGTAGAGAGGTTTTTCTCTCCAATGATATGATGTCTAGCGAAAATAGAAAAAAACTTATGGTCGCTTCTTATTTAGGTGGTTGCGCGATTGCGAACAGCTACGTTGGAGTGGTTCATCCTTTCTCAGCCGGGCTGAGTGTAGTATTAGGAACTCATCATTGCATTTCCAATTGTATAGTTATGAATCAAATGAGCGAGTTTTATCCAAAAGAAACGGATGAATTTCACTTTATGATGGATAAACAAAAAATCAACCTTCCAAAAGGAATTTGTTCTTCATTGGATGACTCTCAGATGGAAAGGTTGCATTTGTCTACTGTAATTCATGAAAAACCATTAACAAATGCGTTGGGAAGCGATTTTAAAAACATTCTCACTCAAGAAAAAACTAGATCGATCTTTTCCTCGTTTTGA
- a CDS encoding GDP-L-fucose synthase family protein: MEKDARIYIAGHRGLVGSAIERVLRKEGYENIIGKSHAELELTEQPKVNEFFENQRPEYVFLAAAKVGGIHANNTYPAEFIFSNLQIQNNIIDACYRFKVKKLVFLGSSCIYPKFAKQPMDEGQLLDGKLEPTNEPYAIAKIAGIVMCQSYNRQYGTNFISVMPTNLYGPGDNYHPENSHVLPALIRRFHEAKIKDFPEVVVWGTGKPLREFLYSDDMARACVFLMKNYDVTGDAKGGEHVNVGSGIEVSIRELAETVKEVVGYQGLLTFDLTKPDGTPRKLLDVSKLHKMGWRHQVELKEGIRLAFEDYLRKIIL, encoded by the coding sequence ATGGAAAAAGACGCGAGAATTTACATTGCCGGTCATAGAGGGCTTGTCGGTTCTGCTATCGAGCGAGTTTTGAGAAAAGAAGGTTACGAGAATATTATTGGGAAATCTCACGCGGAATTGGAGCTTACCGAGCAACCGAAAGTGAATGAGTTTTTTGAAAATCAGAGACCTGAATATGTTTTCCTTGCCGCCGCAAAAGTAGGCGGAATTCACGCGAACAATACTTACCCGGCTGAATTCATTTTTTCTAATCTTCAAATTCAGAATAATATCATAGACGCTTGTTATCGATTTAAGGTAAAGAAGCTTGTTTTCTTGGGGTCCTCCTGTATTTATCCGAAGTTCGCCAAACAACCGATGGACGAAGGTCAATTGTTGGACGGCAAACTTGAACCGACTAACGAACCCTATGCGATCGCTAAGATCGCAGGAATCGTAATGTGCCAGAGTTACAATCGTCAATACGGCACGAATTTTATTTCCGTTATGCCGACCAATCTGTACGGTCCGGGCGACAATTATCATCCCGAGAATTCTCACGTTCTCCCGGCTTTGATTCGTAGATTCCACGAAGCTAAAATTAAGGATTTTCCCGAAGTGGTCGTATGGGGAACAGGAAAACCCTTAAGGGAATTCTTATATTCGGATGATATGGCCCGAGCTTGTGTCTTTTTAATGAAAAATTACGACGTTACCGGTGATGCGAAGGGCGGGGAGCATGTCAACGTAGGTAGCGGTATCGAGGTAAGCATTCGAGAATTGGCTGAAACGGTGAAAGAAGTAGTAGGTTATCAAGGACTTCTGACTTTCGATCTTACGAAACCGGATGGTACTCCTCGTAAATTATTGGACGTTTCCAAACTTCATAAGATGGGTTGGAGGCACCAAGTGGAGTTAAAAGAGGGGATTCGGTTGGCGTTTGAGGATTATTTGCGGAAAATAATCCTCTAA
- a CDS encoding MarR family EPS-associated transcriptional regulator: protein MDDALRHKLLRILEENPEVNQREISEILGISLGKVNYCLKALMDKGWIKAKNFKNSNNKFAYTYFLTPMGIEEKARVTVRYLKMKIQEYEQIRKEIEELKREVGEE, encoded by the coding sequence ATGGATGATGCACTGAGACACAAACTTCTGAGAATCTTGGAAGAAAACCCCGAAGTCAACCAGAGAGAAATTTCCGAGATTTTAGGAATTAGTTTAGGTAAAGTAAACTATTGTCTGAAGGCTTTGATGGACAAGGGTTGGATCAAGGCAAAGAACTTTAAAAACAGTAATAACAAATTTGCTTACACGTATTTTTTAACCCCGATGGGAATCGAAGAGAAGGCTCGTGTTACAGTTCGTTATCTGAAAATGAAAATACAGGAATACGAACAAATCCGGAAAGAAATCGAGGAGTTAAAGAGGGAAGTCGGGGAAGAATAA
- a CDS encoding SBBP repeat beta-propeller lipoprotein, LipL53 family, with translation MNRICIFLSIFLQACTPAKMVGVAAPGANDSWIQLLVRGIARIEAIDNVFSEPDLEEDLKTFELERALSIGAPNASTIARGLTVDEKGSIYIVGDTNQGVYNAVGAFGIQDIILGKYDSQMNPIWTKQIGNPRVRLEVEDIAVDSNENIYITGSTKDHFRGSKQEGEDDLFLIKFDSGGNELWSLQSGILNHSTFPSEIALDSFGNIYITGKSTGPFGGPLSGPNGFIIKFDSDGNRDWVQQIAIPTARSFPKGLAINKTTNDIYITGSGNGDHEKNTTPGIGIDDLFILKYDSNGNGRFFAQLGFAGKSFHSKSITVDPLGNVLVGGSSNGRFESELGGTSWLGTIVKYDSTGTRRWIRQFGPPGDSHIQAQVNSIITDKSGNIFTTGSTNGNILEDGDGPLGNQDAFITKYNSSGQRKWIERIGVRGAVISGDELKFDPTGNLYVIGNTNRGINGAPMRGTTDIFVVKYK, from the coding sequence ATGAATCGCATTTGCATTTTTCTTTCTATATTCCTTCAGGCCTGCACTCCGGCTAAGATGGTAGGCGTGGCAGCTCCGGGAGCAAATGACTCTTGGATTCAACTTTTAGTTCGAGGAATCGCAAGAATTGAAGCAATCGATAACGTTTTTTCCGAACCCGACCTCGAAGAAGATTTGAAAACGTTTGAATTAGAACGGGCCCTGTCAATCGGAGCGCCTAACGCAAGTACCATCGCTAGAGGCCTAACCGTGGACGAAAAAGGTTCGATCTATATCGTAGGAGATACGAACCAAGGTGTTTACAATGCGGTGGGAGCCTTCGGAATCCAGGACATCATCCTTGGAAAGTATGATTCTCAAATGAATCCGATTTGGACGAAACAAATCGGGAATCCGAGAGTAAGATTAGAGGTAGAAGATATTGCAGTCGATTCGAACGAAAACATCTATATAACCGGTAGCACAAAAGATCATTTTCGAGGTTCAAAGCAAGAAGGAGAGGATGATCTGTTTCTAATCAAATTCGATTCCGGTGGAAACGAACTTTGGTCTCTGCAAAGTGGTATTCTTAATCATTCAACTTTTCCTTCAGAAATTGCGCTAGATTCATTCGGAAACATTTATATAACTGGAAAATCGACCGGACCTTTCGGTGGTCCTCTAAGCGGACCGAACGGATTTATCATCAAGTTTGATAGTGACGGAAACCGGGATTGGGTCCAACAAATCGCAATCCCTACGGCAAGAAGTTTTCCAAAAGGATTGGCTATTAACAAAACCACAAATGATATTTATATCACCGGTTCCGGAAACGGAGATCATGAAAAAAATACCACTCCAGGAATTGGAATCGACGACCTTTTTATCCTTAAATATGACAGTAACGGCAACGGTCGATTTTTCGCTCAACTCGGTTTCGCTGGAAAATCTTTTCATAGCAAATCCATAACAGTGGACCCGCTCGGAAATGTACTGGTAGGCGGATCGAGCAACGGTCGTTTTGAATCGGAATTAGGTGGAACAAGCTGGCTTGGAACTATAGTCAAATATGATTCAACCGGCACTCGGCGATGGATTCGTCAATTCGGACCACCTGGTGATTCTCATATACAGGCACAGGTCAACTCGATCATTACCGACAAAAGCGGAAATATTTTTACAACTGGTTCTACCAATGGAAATATCCTGGAGGATGGAGACGGTCCGTTAGGAAACCAAGACGCATTTATTACAAAATACAATTCATCCGGACAAAGAAAATGGATAGAACGGATTGGAGTTCGCGGAGCAGTGATTTCCGGAGATGAGCTCAAATTCGATCCGACAGGAAATCTCTACGTTATCGGAAACACAAACAGAGGAATAAACGGGGCTCCTATGCGTGGAACGACTGATATATTTGTCGTAAAATATAAATAA
- a CDS encoding SBBP repeat beta-propeller lipoprotein, LipL53 family, which translates to MNRICIFLSIFLQACIPAKIVGVPAPGTNDSWIQLLVRGIAKIEAIDNVFSESAADLDLEEDSKTFELERALSIGAPNATAMGESLVVSKKGSIYIAGSISGGARNTGGAVGIQDIIFGKYDSQMKMIWKKQIGNAKTSVHVSDITIDTNDNVYVTGHIDSNYLRALTGIEDMFLIKFDSEGNQLWLRQKGIANHRIFPSKMTLDSAGNVYIVGHTDGPFGGPLTGANGFIIKFQSNGDEDWIRQIGVAKAESILQEITFDKTTNNVYITGIGSANYETNTLLSIGIRDIFIFKYDSNGNGRFFAQFGFTGKLFYETSIAVDPLGNILIGTSINGRFETTLGGTSWLGTIVKYDSTGTRQWIRQFGPPGDSNIQAQVNSIITDKNGNIFTTGVTNGNILEDGDGPLGNQDAFITKYNSSGQRKWIERIGVRGATIFGNELKFDPTGNLYVIGSTDRGINGTPMRGTTDIFVVKYK; encoded by the coding sequence ATGAATCGCATTTGCATTTTTCTTTCTATATTCCTTCAGGCTTGCATTCCGGCTAAGATAGTAGGCGTGCCAGCTCCGGGAACAAACGACTCTTGGATTCAACTTTTAGTTCGAGGAATCGCAAAAATTGAAGCAATTGATAACGTTTTTTCCGAATCCGCCGCCGACCTCGACCTCGAAGAAGATTCGAAAACATTTGAATTAGAACGGGCCCTGTCAATCGGAGCACCTAACGCAACTGCTATGGGCGAAAGCTTAGTCGTGAGCAAAAAAGGTTCAATCTATATCGCAGGAAGTATAAGCGGAGGTGCTCGCAATACAGGGGGAGCCGTCGGAATTCAGGATATCATTTTTGGAAAGTATGATTCTCAAATGAAAATGATTTGGAAAAAACAAATTGGAAACGCAAAAACAAGTGTGCATGTAAGCGATATTACAATCGATACGAACGATAACGTGTATGTAACCGGCCATATAGACAGTAATTATCTGAGAGCACTTACGGGAATAGAAGACATGTTCCTAATCAAATTCGATTCCGAAGGAAACCAACTTTGGCTTAGACAAAAGGGGATTGCAAATCATCGAATATTTCCCAGTAAAATGACGTTAGATTCGGCTGGAAATGTTTATATAGTTGGACATACAGACGGACCCTTTGGAGGTCCTTTGACCGGAGCAAACGGATTTATCATTAAGTTTCAAAGCAACGGAGACGAGGATTGGATCCGTCAAATTGGAGTCGCAAAAGCAGAAAGTATTTTGCAAGAAATCACCTTCGACAAAACTACAAACAACGTTTATATAACCGGTATCGGAAGCGCAAACTATGAGACAAATACACTCCTCAGTATCGGAATCCGAGACATTTTTATTTTTAAATACGATAGCAATGGGAACGGTCGATTTTTTGCTCAATTCGGTTTTACTGGCAAACTCTTTTATGAAACTTCCATAGCCGTAGATCCACTTGGAAATATATTGATAGGCACATCAATCAACGGGCGATTCGAAACAACGTTAGGCGGAACAAGCTGGCTTGGAACTATAGTCAAATATGATTCAACCGGCACTCGGCAATGGATCCGTCAATTCGGACCACCTGGTGATTCTAATATACAGGCACAGGTCAACTCGATCATTACCGACAAAAACGGAAATATTTTTACAACTGGTGTTACCAATGGAAATATCCTGGAGGATGGAGACGGTCCGTTAGGAAACCAAGACGCATTTATTACAAAATACAATTCATCCGGACAAAGAAAATGGATAGAACGGATTGGAGTTCGCGGAGCAACGATTTTCGGAAATGAGCTCAAATTCGATCCGACAGGAAATCTCTACGTTATCGGAAGCACAGACAGAGGAATAAACGGGACTCCTATGCGTGGAACGACTGATATATTTGTCGTAAAATATAAATAA
- a CDS encoding Hsp20/alpha crystallin family protein, whose product MNEFRIFEDLHKLQNQFSNLWDPFLLHGGSAYPALNIHKGVDAVTITALIPGVEPENLEITISGNQLHLNGETPTNAPKSTQGVNRAERFHGKFHRTLELPAEVDSEKTVAEFKNGVLILTLPVRESVKPRKIQIQTK is encoded by the coding sequence ATGAATGAATTTAGAATCTTTGAAGATCTTCATAAACTACAGAATCAGTTTTCCAACCTTTGGGACCCGTTTTTACTCCACGGTGGAAGCGCCTATCCGGCTTTGAACATCCACAAAGGAGTCGACGCGGTGACGATTACCGCACTCATACCAGGAGTCGAACCGGAGAATTTGGAAATTACCATAAGTGGAAATCAACTGCATTTAAATGGGGAAACACCTACAAACGCTCCAAAGTCCACTCAAGGGGTAAATCGTGCAGAAAGATTCCATGGAAAATTCCATAGAACCCTAGAACTTCCCGCGGAAGTCGATTCGGAAAAAACCGTTGCAGAATTTAAAAACGGAGTTTTGATCCTCACACTTCCCGTTCGGGAAAGCGTGAAACCGCGTAAAATCCAAATTCAAACCAAGTAA
- a CDS encoding Hsp20/alpha crystallin family protein, whose product MTNAVLNQENRTVPKKDAPQETKKERMRILTPRVDVYSDEENIYLFADLPGVEEKDVQVELEKDQLAISGKTFEKDISGELRYSEFRMGEYKRIFALAESIEEDHISAVYKNGVLNLTLPKRKPLTKKIEVRSE is encoded by the coding sequence ATGACAAACGCAGTTCTAAATCAAGAAAACCGTACCGTTCCCAAAAAGGATGCTCCTCAGGAAACGAAAAAAGAAAGAATGAGAATTCTCACTCCGAGAGTGGACGTCTACTCCGACGAAGAAAACATCTATCTATTCGCAGACCTTCCGGGTGTGGAAGAAAAAGATGTTCAAGTAGAGTTGGAAAAGGACCAACTGGCCATCTCCGGTAAAACTTTCGAAAAAGATATTTCCGGAGAACTCAGATATTCTGAGTTTCGTATGGGAGAGTACAAAAGGATCTTCGCTCTCGCCGAATCCATAGAAGAAGATCATATCTCGGCGGTTTATAAAAATGGAGTCCTAAACCTGACTCTCCCTAAAAGAAAACCACTCACGAAAAAAATAGAGGTTCGTTCCGAGTAA
- a CDS encoding DMT family protein, translating into MKTFFLLVCSNLFMTFAWYGHLKFFHGWSLPLTILLSWGIALFEYVLMVPANRIGYGEEGYSAFQLKILQEIITISIFILFASLILKEKIRWNHMVSFFLILAAVGFAFYDKANS; encoded by the coding sequence ATGAAAACCTTCTTTCTTCTCGTTTGCTCCAATCTATTTATGACCTTCGCTTGGTATGGTCATTTGAAGTTTTTTCACGGATGGAGTCTTCCCTTAACAATTTTACTCAGCTGGGGAATCGCCCTTTTCGAATATGTCTTGATGGTTCCCGCCAATCGAATCGGCTACGGAGAGGAAGGTTACAGCGCCTTTCAACTTAAAATCCTACAAGAGATCATCACTATCTCCATTTTCATCTTATTTGCCTCCCTGATTTTAAAGGAAAAGATCAGATGGAATCATATGGTGAGTTTCTTTTTAATTTTAGCGGCGGTCGGTTTTGCGTTTTACGATAAAGCAAATTCCTAG
- a CDS encoding SCO family protein: MKERILFVVVLFLGIGLGFFGWKEWKSKSKTMEPIFIEKWYSSALKNTENLEIPLSSIPGKLKLVYFGFSHCPDMCPRAIIDMSAAVKELGEDGKNLTPVFISVDPERDSPELLAKYVKQFPEGRLVALTGEKSKLDSLQNAFGAVSKKVNVPQLEGGYTVDHTIFLYVLDDQSRILATFPGGTDGKTLAEGIRKFL; the protein is encoded by the coding sequence TTGAAGGAAAGAATTCTTTTTGTGGTCGTTTTGTTTTTGGGAATCGGTTTGGGTTTTTTCGGTTGGAAAGAATGGAAATCCAAATCGAAAACTATGGAACCGATCTTTATAGAAAAATGGTATTCTTCTGCTTTGAAGAATACGGAAAACTTGGAAATCCCTTTGAGCTCCATTCCAGGAAAGTTGAAACTCGTTTACTTCGGGTTTTCGCATTGTCCGGACATGTGTCCAAGGGCAATTATAGATATGTCCGCTGCGGTCAAGGAGCTGGGCGAGGATGGAAAGAATCTGACTCCGGTGTTTATTAGCGTAGATCCGGAAAGAGATTCTCCCGAATTACTTGCAAAATATGTAAAACAATTTCCGGAAGGAAGGCTTGTCGCTTTAACGGGCGAAAAATCTAAGTTAGATTCTTTGCAAAATGCGTTTGGAGCAGTGTCTAAAAAAGTCAACGTGCCCCAGCTGGAAGGAGGTTATACGGTGGATCACACCATTTTTCTGTATGTTCTAGATGATCAAAGTAGAATTCTTGCTACCTTTCCCGGAGGGACGGACGGAAAAACTCTCGCGGAAGGGATTCGGAAATTTCTTTGA
- a CDS encoding multicopper oxidase domain-containing protein → MNRKQFLKWIGIGGAGLAAGAGISSIGEKDGNGNLLCKVRPGIVGISRETSIPGNPGSNSYGSMLHPPFQVDPDFLNRMELGNLEISSDPILKQHISIVEMPLTIAHNTVVKAWTFNGLVPGPVVRAKLGQRMEITLRNDSEHSHSIHFHGSHDPNEDGWEPVVTGGEKTYKLTAGPIGFHPYHCHVPPLASHMAKGLYGGLIVDPPEGRPPAHEFMLILSGWDLKDKGKNDIFSWNGMAGFYDRYPIKVPVGQKVRLYIANMCEYEPVASFHLHAQTFDVFRTGTRLIPDDHTDVVTLGQTERVIIEFTLPKRGRYMFHPHQTEMARNGAMGWIVAV, encoded by the coding sequence TTGAATCGCAAACAATTTCTCAAATGGATCGGAATCGGAGGGGCCGGTTTAGCGGCTGGAGCCGGAATCAGTTCTATCGGTGAAAAAGATGGAAATGGAAACTTGCTTTGTAAAGTTCGGCCTGGAATCGTAGGGATCAGCCGGGAAACTTCGATTCCGGGAAATCCTGGAAGCAATTCTTACGGGAGCATGTTGCATCCTCCCTTTCAAGTCGATCCGGATTTCTTAAATCGGATGGAGTTAGGAAATTTAGAAATTTCTTCCGATCCGATCTTAAAACAACACATTAGCATTGTAGAAATGCCTTTGACGATTGCACACAATACGGTAGTCAAGGCTTGGACTTTTAACGGTTTAGTTCCTGGTCCTGTGGTTCGAGCTAAACTTGGACAAAGGATGGAAATCACTCTTAGAAACGATTCCGAACATTCGCATTCGATTCATTTTCACGGAAGCCACGATCCTAACGAAGACGGTTGGGAACCGGTCGTAACCGGCGGGGAAAAAACTTATAAACTTACCGCAGGCCCGATCGGATTTCATCCGTATCACTGTCACGTTCCTCCACTTGCGAGCCATATGGCCAAAGGACTTTACGGAGGTTTGATCGTGGATCCACCCGAAGGTCGTCCGCCTGCTCACGAGTTTATGTTGATTCTTTCCGGGTGGGATCTTAAAGACAAAGGAAAGAATGATATCTTCTCTTGGAACGGGATGGCGGGTTTTTATGATCGATATCCGATCAAGGTCCCGGTTGGTCAAAAGGTTCGTCTTTATATCGCGAACATGTGCGAATACGAACCCGTTGCATCTTTTCATCTACACGCTCAAACTTTCGATGTATTTCGAACTGGAACAAGGTTGATTCCGGACGATCATACGGATGTTGTAACTCTCGGGCAAACGGAACGGGTGATCATTGAATTTACACTTCCCAAAAGAGGAAGGTATATGTTTCATCCCCATCAGACGGAGATGGCGAGAAATGGAGCCATGGGCTGGATCGTAGCGGTGTAG